In Vibrio sp. JC009, a single window of DNA contains:
- a CDS encoding RnfABCDGE type electron transport complex subunit G: MQASIEKWKENIPYQSALLAVCSGVAAMLLVVVQYYTSPVIEQRIAEDQNALLSEVLNGKPFANAVFESEKEVEYGGLKYQIYPVMNEAGELTHYVIRGGEEGYSGEIRFLAGVDTLGRIEGVRILSHTETPGLGDKIELAKSDWVLSFTGRSLQNTPVWGVKKDGGDFDQFSGATITPRSVVRGVHKAMLALEKSKESGDE, translated from the coding sequence ATGCAAGCATCAATAGAAAAGTGGAAAGAGAATATTCCTTATCAGAGCGCGCTTCTTGCAGTCTGCTCAGGTGTCGCTGCCATGCTTCTTGTAGTGGTTCAGTACTATACCAGTCCGGTGATCGAGCAGCGTATAGCTGAAGATCAGAATGCGCTTCTTTCAGAAGTTCTCAACGGTAAGCCTTTTGCCAATGCGGTGTTTGAAAGCGAAAAAGAAGTGGAGTACGGCGGACTGAAGTACCAGATTTATCCGGTTATGAATGAAGCAGGTGAGCTTACTCACTATGTTATCCGGGGAGGTGAAGAGGGCTACAGTGGTGAAATTCGCTTCCTTGCTGGTGTCGATACACTTGGCCGGATTGAAGGGGTAAGGATCCTCAGTCATACCGAAACGCCGGGGCTGGGTGACAAAATTGAGCTGGCTAAAAGTGACTGGGTACTTAGCTTTACCGGCCGCTCTTTACAAAACACGCCGGTGTGGGGCGTAAAAAAAGACGGTGGTGATTTTGACCAGTTCAGCGGAGCAACCATTACCCCCCGCAGCGTTGTAAGAGGTGTCCACAAGGCCATGCTGGCACTGGAAAAGTCAAAGGAGAGTGGCGATGAGTAA
- a CDS encoding electron transport complex subunit E translates to MSNYKGIVKEGMWNNNIVLNQSLALCPLMAVTSSATNGLGLGLATTAVMIASNMLVSLGKSFISKAVRIPVNVIIIATLVTLTDVILNAWLHPLHKVLGLFIPLIVTNCAILGRVESFASKSALAPSFVDGAAMGLGFTWVLVVLGGIREILGSGTLFSNASLLLGETFSFLELTVIPDYRGLLLVILPPGGFLVLGALLGIKQKVELNLKQRHSAQAIMVK, encoded by the coding sequence ATGAGTAACTACAAAGGAATCGTAAAAGAGGGCATGTGGAATAACAATATTGTCCTCAATCAGTCGCTGGCACTCTGCCCTTTGATGGCGGTTACAAGCAGCGCAACAAACGGGCTGGGACTTGGACTGGCAACAACAGCAGTAATGATAGCTTCAAATATGCTGGTATCACTGGGCAAAAGCTTTATCAGTAAAGCGGTTCGTATTCCGGTTAACGTCATCATTATCGCAACACTGGTAACGCTGACGGATGTCATCCTCAATGCCTGGCTGCATCCATTGCATAAGGTTCTCGGGCTTTTTATTCCGCTTATTGTAACTAACTGCGCCATTCTTGGGCGGGTTGAATCCTTTGCCAGCAAGTCAGCACTGGCTCCCTCATTCGTGGACGGTGCAGCAATGGGACTGGGTTTTACCTGGGTGTTGGTAGTGCTGGGCGGGATCCGGGAAATACTGGGTAGCGGCACGCTGTTTTCCAATGCCAGCCTGTTGCTGGGAGAAACTTTCTCGTTTCTGGAGTTAACGGTGATTCCTGATTATCGGGGTCTGCTTCTGGTTATCTTGCCACCGGGCGGTTTTTTGGTGCTTGGCGCCTTGCTGGGGATCAAGCAGAAGGTGGAATTAAATCTTAAGCAGCGTCACAGCGCACAAGCAATAATGGTCAAGTAA
- a CDS encoding RnfH family protein — MNVSVVYALSEEQAWIPVEVEENATLLTAIHTSGMLNMFPSIELDKQKVGVFGKVSSLEATLNEGDRVEIYRPIVWVADDEDDDDD, encoded by the coding sequence ATGAATGTCAGTGTTGTATACGCTTTGTCGGAAGAGCAGGCCTGGATTCCGGTTGAAGTGGAGGAGAACGCCACTTTGCTGACCGCCATCCATACCTCCGGCATGCTTAATATGTTTCCTTCCATTGAGCTCGATAAACAGAAAGTGGGGGTGTTTGGCAAAGTCTCTTCGCTGGAAGCGACGCTTAATGAAGGGGACAGAGTGGAAATTTACCGCCCGATTGTCTGGGTAGCAGACGATGAAGACGACGATGACGATTAA
- a CDS encoding flavodoxin — protein MSKVGIFFGTDSGSTRKIAKMIFKQLGEDVAAKPLNINRVDASAFDEYDYLIMGTPTYGEGLLPGMSAECQAESWEEFVPNFEEIDLSGKKVGLFGLGDQVNYPNEFVDGLGELYDCVVESGAELVGSWPTDGYEFNESTAVDEDSFVGLVIDKDNQASLTEERVTNWVGQIKGEMGL, from the coding sequence ATGTCTAAAGTAGGTATTTTTTTCGGAACGGATTCTGGAAGCACCAGAAAGATTGCTAAGATGATTTTCAAGCAACTGGGTGAAGACGTTGCCGCTAAGCCACTAAACATTAACCGCGTTGATGCTTCGGCATTTGATGAGTATGACTATCTTATTATGGGTACGCCAACCTATGGTGAGGGCTTATTGCCGGGTATGTCGGCAGAGTGTCAGGCAGAGAGCTGGGAAGAGTTTGTACCAAACTTTGAAGAGATTGATCTGTCAGGCAAAAAAGTAGGCCTGTTCGGACTGGGTGATCAGGTGAACTATCCCAACGAGTTTGTTGACGGGCTGGGTGAGCTTTATGACTGTGTCGTTGAAAGCGGTGCAGAGCTGGTAGGTAGCTGGCCAACAGACGGATACGAGTTTAATGAGTCTACAGCGGTAGATGAGGATTCATTTGTCGGCCTGGTTATCGATAAAGACAATCAGGCAAGTCTGACCGAAGAGCGGGTGACCAACTGGGTAGGCCAGATAAAAGGCGAAATGGGATTATAA
- a CDS encoding class II glutamine amidotransferase, whose product MCRWLAYQGEPIYLDELVYKPEHSLIHQSIDARKAVTRVNADGFGLGWYTEQPTPGLFHEVLPAWGDDNLRSLAHHIRSHRFMAHVRSSTGAQVSRANCHPFILDNWMFLHNGQIGEFCKVKFALERLLPESLYLKRHGTTDSELIFLLMMKNGLQDDPINAIKKTLDEVESAVADKGGVEPFKASICISDGEQLWLVRYSTDKQPPTVFTKEIDGNLILASEPLDNCPQWKCVEPQTICHYLDGVSQTYPI is encoded by the coding sequence ATGTGTCGTTGGTTAGCATATCAGGGAGAGCCGATTTATCTGGATGAATTGGTTTATAAGCCTGAACACTCTCTTATTCATCAAAGTATTGATGCGCGTAAAGCCGTAACTCGTGTTAATGCCGATGGTTTTGGTCTTGGCTGGTATACAGAGCAGCCTACACCGGGGCTTTTCCATGAAGTACTTCCTGCCTGGGGTGATGATAATTTAAGGTCGCTTGCTCATCATATCCGCTCGCACCGCTTTATGGCGCACGTCCGCTCTTCAACCGGAGCTCAGGTTTCCCGTGCAAACTGCCACCCCTTTATTCTGGATAACTGGATGTTTCTGCACAACGGCCAGATTGGTGAGTTCTGTAAGGTTAAATTTGCGCTTGAACGTCTGCTGCCCGAATCGCTTTATCTGAAACGTCACGGGACCACAGACAGCGAGTTGATCTTTTTGCTGATGATGAAAAATGGTCTGCAGGATGATCCAATTAACGCCATTAAAAAGACACTGGATGAAGTGGAAAGCGCTGTTGCCGATAAAGGCGGCGTTGAGCCATTTAAAGCTTCAATCTGTATCTCCGATGGTGAGCAGCTCTGGCTGGTGAGATACAGCACGGATAAGCAGCCACCAACGGTTTTCACTAAAGAAATTGACGGAAACCTGATACTGGCATCAGAGCCACTGGACAACTGCCCGCAATGGAAGTGCGTGGAGCCTCAGACGATTTGTCACTATCTGGATGGTGTCAGTCAGACTTATCCGATTTAA
- a CDS encoding DUF294 nucleotidyltransferase-like domain-containing protein: MSETLLPNIVQFLGQIDPFDKLPEAVLKDLSKNIKITYLGKGDGVDMANPEEKYLYIIRTGSVEQRKQNGVLRSRLGSEDLFGFTFFSSEAPDEEGYSVTAIEGTLLYLIPHSALQNLFKAHPEYAEHFASQAQVRLRSALDVVWSNKDKGLFIKRVSEVACDKVAVVDASMSIQNVAIQMRVVHRSSSAVVTDKGEIVGIITDRDMTKRVIAHGVGIDKPISEVMTHSPLTVKPDDLVLHAASIMMQFNIRNLPVVDEGKITGLLTTTHLVQNHRVQAIFLIEKIKYSDSIEALAALNPERQAIFEALVEGRVATDIVGKVMSMIMDAYTKRLIQLAIDRFGPPPCRFAWIVAGSHARNEVHMLSDQDSALVLDDSAVAADRTYFNQLAIYVCKGLDACNYPLCPGNYMAATPKWCQTVAVWKQYYKKWVASPEYERMLNISVFLEVRAVYGDSELADELQTCMHEKISSNHEFLGMLVSEATKVTPPLGIFNNLVLEKSGENMKTLNIKKYALNLIIDLARIYGLAVKSEVTGTEERFRVANEKGVLSDNAFKNIIGAYQFISQFRISQQLEALKNGKEPNNHIDPDSFGSFERKHLKDAFRIIAEMQDAANVRFRNH, encoded by the coding sequence ATGTCTGAAACCCTGCTACCGAACATTGTTCAGTTTCTTGGCCAAATTGATCCCTTCGATAAACTGCCTGAAGCAGTGCTAAAGGATTTATCGAAAAATATAAAGATTACCTATCTTGGTAAGGGGGATGGTGTCGATATGGCCAACCCGGAAGAGAAATATCTGTATATCATCCGAACTGGCTCGGTGGAGCAAAGAAAACAGAATGGCGTGCTTCGTTCCCGGTTAGGCAGTGAAGACCTTTTTGGATTCACGTTTTTCAGCAGTGAAGCCCCGGATGAAGAAGGATACAGCGTCACCGCCATTGAAGGAACGCTGCTTTACCTTATCCCGCATAGTGCACTGCAGAATCTGTTTAAGGCTCACCCGGAATACGCTGAGCACTTTGCCTCTCAGGCGCAGGTTCGTCTCCGGTCTGCCCTTGATGTTGTCTGGTCAAATAAAGATAAGGGACTGTTTATAAAGCGGGTTTCTGAGGTTGCTTGTGATAAGGTGGCGGTTGTGGATGCATCAATGAGCATTCAGAATGTGGCTATCCAGATGCGCGTTGTTCATCGTTCATCTTCTGCGGTTGTGACGGATAAAGGCGAAATCGTCGGTATTATCACAGACAGAGATATGACTAAGCGGGTTATCGCACATGGTGTTGGCATTGATAAGCCGATTTCAGAGGTGATGACACACTCACCACTGACCGTTAAGCCCGATGATCTGGTACTGCATGCTGCCTCTATCATGATGCAGTTCAATATCCGTAATCTGCCTGTGGTTGATGAAGGCAAAATTACCGGGCTGCTGACAACTACCCATTTAGTTCAGAACCACAGAGTCCAGGCTATTTTTCTGATAGAGAAGATTAAATACTCCGACAGTATTGAAGCGCTGGCAGCTTTAAATCCTGAGCGGCAGGCGATTTTTGAAGCCCTGGTGGAAGGCAGGGTCGCTACGGATATCGTTGGGAAAGTCATGTCCATGATAATGGATGCTTATACTAAGCGTCTTATTCAACTGGCTATTGACAGGTTCGGGCCTCCTCCTTGCCGTTTTGCCTGGATTGTTGCAGGCTCTCATGCGCGTAATGAGGTACATATGCTGTCAGATCAGGACAGTGCTCTGGTGCTGGATGATTCTGCGGTTGCGGCGGACAGAACTTACTTTAACCAGTTGGCTATATACGTATGTAAAGGGCTGGATGCCTGTAACTATCCTCTTTGCCCTGGCAACTATATGGCGGCAACCCCGAAGTGGTGCCAGACGGTAGCGGTCTGGAAGCAGTACTATAAAAAATGGGTAGCCAGTCCGGAATACGAGCGTATGTTGAATATCAGTGTTTTTCTGGAAGTTCGTGCAGTGTACGGGGATTCAGAGCTGGCAGATGAACTTCAGACCTGTATGCATGAAAAAATCTCTTCGAATCATGAATTTCTCGGCATGCTTGTGAGTGAGGCCACTAAAGTAACGCCGCCACTGGGTATCTTTAATAACCTGGTGCTGGAAAAGAGTGGTGAGAATATGAAAACGCTGAACATCAAGAAATATGCTCTGAATTTGATTATCGATCTTGCCCGGATATACGGTTTAGCGGTTAAGTCTGAGGTAACAGGCACAGAAGAAAGGTTCCGTGTTGCCAATGAAAAGGGTGTACTTTCAGATAATGCTTTTAAAAATATTATCGGGGCGTATCAGTTCATCTCTCAGTTCCGCATCAGCCAGCAGTTGGAAGCGCTGAAAAACGGGAAAGAGCCAAATAATCATATAGACCCTGACTCTTTCGGTAGTTTTGAGCGAAAACACCTAAAAGATGCCTTCCGCATTATTGCTGAGATGCAGGATGCGGCCAATGTTCGCTTTAGGAATCACTGA
- a CDS encoding 3'-5' exonuclease produces MLWKNIFHPLSKLERKRVEALQGRKLPLFVQENIAWQYPGLDDETKQQDFICLDLETTGLDPKTDQILSIGWVEMKGMNIDLSSSVQLMIKGCRKVRARTAVINHITPEMLQQGCSLDEAFLEFFNRAKGKIIVAHARFVEQHFIDNYLKQSFNLEPLPFLWLDTLNIEKYLCRHLDNNTSPDLRLSAIRERYGLPEYNTHSALIDSVSTAELLLAQICRIYRDDKSCFGRLYRISHSK; encoded by the coding sequence ATGTTATGGAAAAACATTTTTCACCCGCTAAGCAAACTGGAAAGAAAGCGGGTTGAAGCGTTACAGGGTCGCAAACTGCCACTGTTTGTTCAGGAGAATATTGCATGGCAATATCCGGGTTTGGATGATGAAACCAAGCAGCAGGATTTTATCTGCCTGGATCTGGAAACAACCGGTCTTGACCCAAAAACGGATCAGATACTGAGTATCGGCTGGGTTGAAATGAAAGGTATGAATATTGATTTATCCAGCAGCGTGCAACTGATGATAAAAGGCTGCCGCAAGGTGCGCGCCCGTACCGCTGTTATCAATCATATTACCCCGGAGATGCTGCAACAGGGCTGTAGCCTGGATGAAGCTTTTCTGGAGTTTTTTAACCGGGCAAAAGGGAAAATTATAGTTGCTCACGCTCGTTTTGTTGAACAGCACTTTATTGATAATTACTTAAAACAGAGCTTCAACCTGGAGCCGTTACCCTTTCTCTGGCTTGATACTCTGAATATAGAGAAATACCTTTGCCGCCACTTAGATAACAATACCAGTCCAGATTTGCGCCTCTCTGCTATTCGTGAACGTTATGGTCTGCCGGAATACAATACCCATAGTGCGTTAATTGATTCTGTATCAACCGCTGAATTACTGCTTGCCCAGATATGCCGGATTTACCGTGATGATAAAAGCTGTTTCGGGCGTTTGTACCGGATCAGCCATAGTAAATAG
- a CDS encoding NAD(P)-dependent oxidoreductase has protein sequence MAKPVIGFIGLGLMGGNMVENLQKKGYQLNVMDLNKDAVATCVARGATEAGSAKELAENSDIVMLCLTTSAVVEKLVYGEEGILAGIKEGSVLVDFGTSIPASTRKIGEALAEKGAGMIDAPLGRTPAHAKDGLLNIMAAGDVETFNKVKPVLDDQGENVFHLGSLGAGHTTKLVNNFMGMTTVCAMSQAFAVADRAGVNRQQLFDIMSAGPSNSPFMQFCKNYAVDAVSDLGFSIANANKDLGYFLQMVEDLGTVSKIAEGSSANLQAALDAGMGNGNVPEIFDYFLELEK, from the coding sequence ATGGCTAAACCTGTTATCGGTTTTATTGGTCTCGGCCTTATGGGCGGGAATATGGTTGAGAACCTTCAGAAAAAAGGTTATCAGTTAAATGTAATGGATCTGAACAAAGATGCCGTTGCGACTTGTGTTGCACGTGGCGCAACTGAAGCAGGTTCAGCGAAAGAATTGGCAGAAAACAGCGATATCGTAATGCTTTGTCTGACCACTTCAGCGGTTGTGGAAAAACTGGTGTACGGCGAGGAAGGCATTCTGGCTGGTATTAAAGAAGGCTCTGTTCTGGTTGACTTCGGTACATCCATTCCGGCTTCTACCCGCAAAATCGGCGAAGCACTTGCTGAGAAAGGCGCTGGCATGATCGACGCACCGCTGGGCCGTACTCCTGCACACGCTAAAGATGGCCTTCTTAACATCATGGCTGCCGGTGACGTGGAAACATTCAACAAAGTGAAGCCGGTTCTGGACGATCAGGGTGAAAATGTTTTCCACCTTGGCTCTCTGGGTGCAGGTCATACGACTAAACTGGTTAACAACTTTATGGGTATGACAACTGTATGTGCTATGTCTCAGGCATTCGCTGTGGCAGATCGCGCAGGCGTTAACCGTCAGCAGCTGTTTGACATTATGTCTGCAGGCCCGTCAAACTCACCTTTCATGCAGTTCTGTAAAAATTACGCTGTAGATGCAGTCAGCGACCTGGGCTTCTCAATTGCTAACGCTAACAAAGACCTGGGTTACTTCCTACAGATGGTTGAAGATCTGGGTACTGTCTCTAAGATTGCTGAAGGCTCTTCGGCGAACCTTCAGGCCGCTCTGGACGCAGGTATGGGTAACGGCAACGTTCCTGAAATCTTCGACTACTTCCTTGAACTGGAAAAGTAA
- a CDS encoding FadR/GntR family transcriptional regulator, with protein sequence MLEGIAPEHCKKRVHVSVAKKIAIQIISGEFEEHQKLPCEFDLCEQHGISRTALRESMKLLSAKGLLCSKPKIGTRVQSREMWHFMDAQLLEWIHETNKMKLFLNQFLGLRKAIEPEASALSSLNATVEERMELAVIFQSMVAASETDDMEAWIEQDMKFHCQIFKSTGNLFYVPFANILPTILRTFIDNSAQGGRYCIQEHAAIYDAVMAGNPQKARVASKALLADENQRLSVVTA encoded by the coding sequence ATGCTGGAAGGAATAGCACCAGAGCACTGCAAGAAACGGGTTCATGTATCTGTGGCAAAAAAAATTGCGATACAGATAATTTCCGGAGAGTTCGAAGAGCACCAGAAACTACCCTGTGAATTTGATCTTTGCGAACAACACGGCATAAGCCGAACAGCACTTCGCGAGTCGATGAAACTGTTATCTGCCAAGGGATTACTCTGCTCTAAGCCCAAAATAGGCACCAGAGTACAAAGCCGTGAGATGTGGCACTTTATGGATGCCCAACTGCTTGAATGGATTCATGAAACTAACAAAATGAAACTCTTTCTCAATCAGTTTCTTGGTTTGAGAAAAGCCATTGAACCTGAAGCCAGCGCCCTTTCCTCACTGAACGCAACAGTCGAGGAGAGAATGGAGCTTGCCGTCATATTTCAAAGCATGGTTGCAGCCTCTGAGACCGATGATATGGAAGCCTGGATTGAGCAGGACATGAAGTTCCATTGTCAGATTTTCAAGTCAACCGGCAATCTGTTTTACGTTCCGTTTGCCAATATCTTACCTACTATTCTTCGTACCTTTATCGATAATTCCGCTCAGGGAGGCCGGTACTGCATTCAAGAGCATGCCGCCATTTATGATGCCGTTATGGCCGGAAACCCACAAAAAGCCCGCGTTGCGTCTAAGGCCCTTCTGGCTGATGAGAACCAGCGACTATCCGTGGTAACAGCTTAG
- a CDS encoding MATE family efflux transporter, with protein MQSMLMIDTFLVSPLGEESVAAMGMATAIVAFVLGIQMALANGTQMILSRAFGSGRKEACGNAFYGGLIISTGSGLLFSLLLIVSDQWLVSSLTDNESLQQKVLAYLDISVYLILFTAVTQTITALFNGFSKTKIPFKGYVIELPINCFTSYLYIYQLDMGVSGAALGSLTAILIRTLYLCHCAANDTDISLEKPADLKVLIRHTGHHFKEIFPFAANITILAIGITIYQLLFSQLSINEYVAITLLYPWIRVGSQFIVAWSHAAAILISQDIGSEQLDELETKVNTSIKVAVGLSFISSLLFLILHFTFPYIYSDLTQETYAAVALIAPLYIFLPLARGYNTVHGNILRAAGKTKSVFKINFTGQWLISLPLLALIIFWLDGSVFWAFAIQPFEELIKALPFRFLARKTVKEFNHEQIRALNYH; from the coding sequence ATGCAGTCCATGTTAATGATAGACACTTTTTTAGTGTCTCCTCTGGGAGAAGAGTCCGTTGCAGCAATGGGCATGGCGACCGCCATTGTCGCTTTTGTGCTGGGTATACAGATGGCACTTGCGAATGGAACACAGATGATACTCAGCCGGGCCTTTGGCTCTGGCAGAAAAGAGGCATGTGGGAATGCCTTTTACGGGGGGCTTATTATCAGCACCGGGAGTGGTCTGCTTTTCAGTCTGCTGCTTATCGTGAGTGACCAGTGGCTGGTAAGCTCACTGACTGACAATGAAAGCCTGCAACAAAAAGTCCTGGCGTATCTGGACATTTCTGTATACCTCATCTTGTTTACCGCTGTAACTCAGACTATTACCGCTTTGTTTAACGGTTTTTCTAAAACAAAAATACCTTTTAAAGGCTATGTCATCGAGCTGCCGATAAACTGCTTTACCTCCTACCTGTATATTTACCAACTGGATATGGGAGTGAGTGGCGCTGCTCTCGGTAGCCTCACAGCAATCTTAATCCGCACTCTCTACCTTTGTCATTGTGCGGCAAACGACACAGATATCTCTCTTGAGAAGCCGGCAGATTTAAAAGTGCTGATCAGACATACCGGGCATCACTTCAAAGAGATCTTCCCCTTTGCCGCAAACATCACCATATTGGCAATTGGCATTACCATTTATCAGCTGCTGTTTTCTCAACTCAGCATCAATGAGTATGTTGCAATAACCCTGCTTTATCCCTGGATCAGAGTTGGCAGCCAGTTTATCGTCGCCTGGTCGCATGCAGCGGCCATTCTGATCAGCCAGGATATCGGCTCTGAACAGCTGGATGAATTAGAAACCAAAGTTAACACAAGTATAAAAGTGGCCGTCGGGCTCTCCTTTATCTCTAGCCTGCTGTTTTTGATACTGCACTTTACCTTCCCATATATCTACTCAGACCTGACTCAGGAAACATACGCAGCGGTAGCACTCATTGCTCCGTTGTATATATTTCTTCCGTTAGCCCGCGGATATAACACGGTCCATGGAAATATTCTCCGTGCTGCGGGGAAAACAAAGTCGGTATTTAAAATCAACTTTACCGGCCAATGGCTAATCTCACTGCCGCTTCTTGCGCTGATCATATTCTGGTTAGATGGCTCTGTATTCTGGGCTTTTGCCATACAGCCATTTGAAGAGCTGATCAAAGCGTTACCGTTCAGGTTCCTGGCCCGTAAGACAGTAAAAGAGTTTAACCATGAGCAGATAAGAGCCCTGAACTATCACTAA
- a CDS encoding sodium:solute symporter family protein: protein MELNTLIVLIYFLFLIAIGWMFRTFTNTTSDYFRGGGSMLWWMVGATAFMTQFSAWTFTGAAGKAYNDGFAVAVIFLANAFGYFMNYAYFAPKFRQLRVVTVIEAIRMRFGSTNEQVFTWSSMPNSIVSAGVWLNALAIIASGIFGFDMNTTIVVTGLVVLGMSVTGGSWAVIASDFMQMVIIMAVTITCAVFAVIQGGGVGEIISNFPVQEGASFISGNNLNYLSIFGIWAFFIFVKQFSITNNMLNSYRYLAAKDSKNAKKAALLACCLMTLGPMIWFMPSWYVAGQGVDLFAAYPDSGKKAADFAYLYFVQEYMPVGMVGLLVAAMFAATMSSMDSGLNRNSGIFVKNFYEPVLRKHEASEKELVFVSKITSTVFGVLIILVAMFINSLKGLSLFDTMMYVGALIGFPMTIPAFLGFFIKKTPDWAGWGTLVVGAGVSYVVGFVINADMVEAWFGLEELTKREWSDIKVAIGLLGHISLTGGFFLLSTLFYKPLEEHRQKDVDKFFSNLDTPLVAESTAQKRLDNKQRQMLGKLIAVAGAGIMLMFLLPNPMLGRFIFILCGVIVGGVGLLLMKAVDKSIEDVEAEKKPETAS from the coding sequence ATGGAACTCAATACTTTGATTGTCCTCATCTACTTTCTGTTTCTTATTGCGATAGGATGGATGTTCCGGACATTTACAAATACAACCAGTGACTACTTCCGTGGCGGCGGTAGCATGCTTTGGTGGATGGTGGGGGCAACTGCTTTTATGACACAGTTTTCCGCATGGACCTTCACCGGAGCCGCAGGTAAGGCTTACAACGATGGGTTTGCGGTTGCAGTCATCTTCCTGGCTAACGCATTTGGTTACTTTATGAACTATGCGTATTTCGCGCCTAAATTCCGCCAACTTCGTGTTGTAACGGTAATTGAAGCCATTCGCATGCGTTTTGGTAGTACAAACGAACAGGTATTTACCTGGTCAAGTATGCCAAACTCCATTGTTTCTGCCGGGGTCTGGCTGAATGCTCTGGCGATCATCGCATCGGGCATCTTTGGCTTTGATATGAACACAACCATTGTCGTTACCGGTTTAGTGGTTCTAGGCATGTCAGTAACCGGTGGTTCGTGGGCCGTTATCGCATCTGACTTTATGCAGATGGTTATTATCATGGCTGTAACCATTACCTGTGCGGTGTTTGCCGTTATTCAGGGCGGTGGTGTCGGTGAAATCATTTCTAATTTCCCGGTTCAGGAAGGCGCATCTTTTATATCGGGTAATAACCTGAACTATCTGAGTATCTTTGGCATCTGGGCCTTCTTTATTTTTGTTAAGCAGTTCTCTATTACCAACAACATGCTTAACTCTTACCGCTACCTTGCGGCTAAAGACTCCAAAAATGCTAAGAAAGCAGCACTATTAGCATGCTGTCTGATGACCTTAGGTCCGATGATCTGGTTTATGCCTTCCTGGTATGTGGCAGGGCAGGGTGTGGATCTGTTTGCAGCTTACCCGGATTCAGGTAAGAAAGCGGCGGACTTTGCCTATCTGTATTTTGTTCAGGAATATATGCCGGTAGGTATGGTGGGGCTGTTGGTTGCCGCTATGTTTGCAGCAACAATGTCTTCTATGGACTCAGGTCTGAACCGTAACTCTGGTATCTTTGTTAAGAACTTTTACGAACCAGTACTTCGTAAGCATGAAGCCTCTGAGAAAGAGCTGGTATTTGTTTCTAAGATCACATCAACCGTATTCGGTGTTCTGATTATCCTGGTAGCGATGTTTATCAACTCGCTAAAAGGCCTGAGCCTGTTTGACACCATGATGTATGTTGGTGCGCTAATCGGTTTCCCAATGACAATTCCTGCTTTCCTTGGTTTCTTTATTAAGAAGACTCCGGACTGGGCTGGCTGGGGTACTCTGGTTGTCGGTGCAGGTGTTTCCTACGTTGTTGGTTTTGTCATCAACGCTGATATGGTTGAAGCCTGGTTTGGTCTTGAAGAGCTGACGAAACGTGAATGGTCTGATATTAAAGTTGCGATTGGTCTTCTTGGACATATCTCGCTGACCGGTGGTTTCTTCCTGCTGTCAACGCTGTTCTATAAGCCGCTGGAAGAGCACCGTCAGAAGGATGTGGACAAGTTCTTCAGCAATCTGGATACACCGCTTGTTGCCGAATCAACCGCTCAGAAGAGACTGGACAACAAACAGCGTCAGATGCTGGGTAAACTGATTGCAGTAGCAGGTGCGGGTATTATGCTGATGTTCCTGCTGCCAAACCCAATGCTAGGCCGATTTATCTTTATTCTGTGTGGTGTCATAGTCGGTGGCGTAGGCCTGCTGCTTATGAAGGCGGTGGATAAGAGCATTGAAGATGTAGAGGCCGAGAAAAAGCCTGAGACGGCATCTTAA